One stretch of Miscanthus floridulus cultivar M001 chromosome 18, ASM1932011v1, whole genome shotgun sequence DNA includes these proteins:
- the LOC136519561 gene encoding auxin response factor 17, protein MRLSSSSGSVLPAQPGSPEAVEEHKCLNSELWHACAGPLVSLPAVGSRVVYFPQGHSEQVAASTNKEMESQIPNYPNLPPQLICQLHNVTMHADAETDEVYAQMTLQPLNPQELKDPYLPAELGSANKQPTNYFCKTLTASDTSTHGGFSVPRRAAEKVFPPLDFTQQPPCQELMAKDLHGNEWKFRHIFRGQPKRHLLTTGWSVFVSAKRLVAGDSVLFIWNDNNQLLLGIRRANRPQTVMPSSVLSSDSMHIGLLAAAAHAASTNSRFTIFYNPRASPSEFVIPLAKYVKAVYHTRISVGMRFRMLFETEESSVRRYMGTITGISDLDSVRWPNSHWRSVKVGWDESTAGERQPRVSLWEIEPLTTFPMYPSPFPLRLKRPWPTGLPSLYGGKDDDLANSLMWLRDTTNPGFQSLNFGGLGMNPWMQPRLDASLLGLQPDMYQAMATAAFQDPTKQVSSPTMLQFQQPQNIAGRAAPLLSSQILQQAQPQFQQQPYLQNISESTIQAQGQSEFLKQQLQRSQSFNEQKPQLQPQQQQQESQQQQQSQCLQVPQHQQMQQQNMTNYQSVSNALSAFSQLSSASQSSPVSLQAILPFSQAQSFTDTNVSSLSPSNTMQNTLRPFSSEAVSHLSMPRPTAIPVPDPWSSKRVAVEPLLPSRPQVLSQMEQLDSTPASIPHSSALAPLPGRGCLVDQDVNSDPQNHLLFGVSIDSQSLLMQGGIPGLQNGNDSTAIPYSTSNFLSPSQNDFPLDHTLNSSGCLDDSGYVPPCSDNSDQMNRPPATFVKVYKSGTYGRSLDITRFSSYHELRRELGRLFGLEGQLEDPLRSGWQLVFVDREEDVLLMGDDPWQEFVSTVSFIKILSPQEVQQMGKQGLELLSSAPARRLGNSCDDYVSRQESRSLSTGIASVGSVEF, encoded by the exons ATGAGGCTCTCGTCGTCGTCCGGCAGCGTCCTCCCGGCTCAGCCGGGCTCGCCGGAAG CTGTGGAGGAGCACAAGTGTCTGAACTCGGAGTTGTGGCATGCCTGTGCCGGCCCGCTTGTTTCCTTGCCCGCGGTGGGTAGCCGGGTTGTGTACTTCCCTCAGGGCCACAGCGAACAG GTGGCAGCATCAACAAACAAGGAAATGGAGTCTCAGATCCCCAATTATCCTAATCTGCCACCACAGCTTATATGCCAACTTCATAATGTGACTATGCAT GCTGATGCAGAGACAGATGAGGTATATGCACAGATGACACTACAACCACTCAACCCG CAAGAACTGAAGGACCCATATTTACCTGCAGAATTAGGTTCGGCCAATAAACAGCCAACAAACTATTTTTGCAAAACATTAACAGCAAGTGACACAAGTACCCATGGTGGGTTCTCTGTTCCCCGTCGAGCAGCTGAGAAAGTGTTTCCTCCACTG GATTTCACCCAGCAACCTCCATGCCAGGAGTTGATGGCAAAAGATCTTCATGGAAACGAGTGGAAATTCCGTCACATCTTTCGCG GTCAGCCAAAGCGGCATCTTCTAACTACAGGCTGGAGTGTCTTTGTAAGTGCAAAGAGACTCGTTGCTGGTGACTCTGTCCTTTTTATCTG GAATGACAATAACCAGCTTCTGCTGGGAATTCGTCGGGCAAATCGGCCACAAACAGTCATGCCATCTTCAGTCTTATCAAGTGATAGCATGCATATCGGTCTTCTTGCTGCAGCTGCGCATGCTGCTTCGACAAATAGCCGGTTTACAATTTTCTACAACCCAAG GGCAAGCCCTTCAGAGTTTGTCATACCGCTTGCAAAGTATGTTAAGGCTGTGTATCATACCCGTATATCTGTGGGGATGCGTTTCAGGATGCTTTTTGAGACAGAAGAGTCTAGCGTTAGGAG ATACATGGGGACAATTACCGGAATCAGTGATCTTGATTCTGTTCGGTGGCCAAATTCACACTGGCGTTCTGTTAAG GTTGGCTGGGATGAATCAACTGCTGGTGAGAGACAGCCAAGGGTGTCACTATGGGAGATTGAGCCACTGACAACTTTCCCAATGTATCCATCTCCTTTTCCGCTCAGGCTCAAGCGTCCATGGCCAACAGGCTTGCCTTCTCTGTATG GTGGGAAGGATGATGACCTGGCAAACTCTCTCATGTGGCTTCGAGATACCACAAATCCTGGTTTTCAGTCGTTAAATTTTGGTGGACTTGGTATGAACCCTTGGATGCAGCCAAGGCTGGATGCTTCCTTACTTGGTCTGCAACCTGACATGTATCAGGCGATGGCCACAGCTGCTTTCCAGGATCCAACAAAGCAGGTATCATCACCCACAATGCTGCAGTTCCAGCAGCCACAGAACATAGCTGGCCGGGCCGCGCCACTTCTTTCAAGTCAGATTTTGCAGCAAGCACAGCCTCAATTTCAGCAGCAGCCATACCTTCAAAACATCTCCGAGAGCACAATCCAAGCGCAGGGTCAGTCTGAGTTCCTCAAACAGCAGCTCCAGCGCAGCCAGTCATTCAATGAGCAGAAGCCCCAGCTGCAACCCCAGCAACAACAGCAAGaatcacagcagcagcagcaatcaCAGTGTCTGCAAGTCCCTCAACATCAACAAATGCAACAACAGAACATGACCAACTACCAGTCTGTATCGAATGCATTATCAGCGTTTTCTCAGCTGTCGTCAGCCTCTCAGTCTTCACCTGTGTCACTGCAAGCAATATTACCATTCTCACAGGCACAGAGCTTTACAGACACGAATGTGAGCTCATTATCTCCATCCAACACCATGCAAAATACACTGAGGCCATTCTCATCAGAAGCAGTTTCTCACCTCAGTATGCCGAGGCCCACTGCAATACCTGTCCCCGACCCATGGTCATCGAAGCGAGTTGCGGTGGAGCCTTTGCTTCCTTCTCGTCCCCAGGTTTTGTCCCAGATGGAACAATTGGACTCTACACCAGCTAGTATACCTCATAGCTCTGCGTTGGCACCACTTCCTGGAAGAGGATGCTTGGTGGATCAAGATGTGAACTCTGATCCTCAAAATCACCTCTTGTTTGGTGTTAGTATAGATTCGCAGTCACTGCTAATGCAAGGAGGCATCCCTGGTCTCCAAAATGGGAATGATTCAACTGCTATACCTTATTCCACCTCCAATTTCCTGAGCCCTTCCCAGAATGATTTTCCTTTGGATCATACTCTAAATTCTTCAGGCTGCTTAGATGATTCTGGGTATGTGCCGCCATGTTCAGATAATTCTGACCAAATGAACCGACCACCAGCGACCTTCGTGAAG GTTTACAAATCTGGAACCTACGGAAGGTCGCTTGATATCACTAGGTTTAGTAGCTATCATGAGCTCCGTAGGGAACTAGGGCGCCTATTTGGCCTTGAGGGCCAGTTGGAAGACCCTTTGAGATCAGGCTGGCAGCTTGTATTCGTCGACCGTGAGGAGGACGTCCTTCTCATGGGCGACGACCCTTGGCA GGAATTCGTGAGTACGGTGTCTTTCATAAAGATACTCTCACCGCAGGAGGTGCAGCAAATGGGCAAGCAGGGGCTGGAGCTCCTGAGCTCAGCCCCTGCGCGGAGGCTAGGTAACAGCTGTGACGACTACGTTAGCAGGCAGGAGTCGAGAAGCTTGAGCACCGGGATTGCGTCCGTCGGGTCGGTCGAGTTCTGA